The following coding sequences lie in one Silvanigrella aquatica genomic window:
- the rpsO gene encoding 30S ribosomal protein S15: MQITVEKRAETIAKFRTHESDTGSPQVQVALLTERINQLTDHFRVHAKDYAGRRGLLALVSQRRGLLDYLKSKNEGAYQKLIAELGIRR; this comes from the coding sequence ATGCAAATCACTGTTGAAAAACGCGCAGAAACCATTGCTAAATTCCGTACGCACGAATCTGACACGGGTTCTCCACAAGTTCAAGTAGCTCTTTTAACAGAGCGCATCAACCAACTTACGGATCATTTCCGCGTTCATGCAAAAGACTATGCAGGTCGTCGTGGACTTTTAGCGCTCGTTAGCCAACGTCGCGGTCTTCTTGATTACCTCAAGAGTAAAAACGAAGGCGCTTACCAAAAACTGATCGCTGAGCTTGGTATCCGTCGTTAA
- the ribD gene encoding bifunctional diaminohydroxyphosphoribosylaminopyrimidine deaminase/5-amino-6-(5-phosphoribosylamino)uracil reductase RibD, which translates to MSFTLKKGFTFGGWLPALIPQYPSYSTMRNDTSHPIENVESDEYGLFQAYLAGIKNASIANPNPSVGCVVIKNNKIISIGCTEKWGSRHAERVAFAPLSAADLEGSRVYVSLEPCTHMGRQPPCIHLFENTGIKKVVIGCEDPNPVVTKNGIRQLQNLGIGSFNSYYSNEIKAWNYPFFIQQKEKRPFIALKWAQSLDGCLADDNNGWKWISGEESRTYAHWLRQKYDAIMVGIGTVLNDFPSLDIRNLKHPELRNPLKIIYDPEGKIFECSLEQQENIMQKTFSPGTHKVVLINANILNNNKRDNSNWHNKMYNNPEIHFLTLNYKEENILAKNIFNEEVTAQISEILNRPLQSILIEGGSRLLSSFIHNESFDVIHLFIAPFFLGGEKHKLFSKEKRGFQVYPNKEVALEKRLHIAVQEKLGNDILIEMIPK; encoded by the coding sequence ATGTCTTTTACTTTAAAAAAAGGATTTACTTTTGGAGGGTGGCTTCCGGCTTTAATACCTCAATATCCTTCCTATTCTACAATGAGAAATGATACTTCCCATCCTATAGAAAACGTGGAAAGTGACGAATATGGGCTCTTTCAGGCTTACCTCGCAGGGATAAAAAACGCGTCCATCGCCAATCCTAACCCCTCCGTAGGCTGTGTTGTTATAAAAAATAATAAAATAATATCAATTGGTTGCACTGAAAAATGGGGTTCCCGCCACGCTGAACGGGTGGCCTTTGCCCCTCTCTCAGCAGCCGACTTAGAAGGATCGCGAGTCTATGTGAGCTTAGAACCCTGTACCCATATGGGACGACAGCCTCCTTGCATTCATTTATTTGAAAATACAGGAATAAAAAAGGTTGTTATCGGTTGCGAAGATCCCAACCCCGTCGTCACCAAAAACGGTATAAGACAGCTTCAAAATTTAGGCATCGGTTCTTTTAATTCTTATTATTCCAATGAAATTAAGGCATGGAATTACCCTTTTTTTATTCAGCAAAAAGAAAAACGTCCCTTTATCGCCTTAAAATGGGCTCAATCACTTGATGGCTGCCTCGCCGATGACAACAATGGCTGGAAGTGGATTTCGGGTGAAGAATCTCGCACCTACGCTCATTGGCTAAGACAAAAATACGATGCCATTATGGTAGGCATTGGTACTGTTTTAAATGACTTTCCTTCATTGGATATCAGAAATTTAAAACACCCTGAATTAAGAAATCCACTGAAAATAATTTACGACCCCGAAGGTAAAATTTTTGAATGTTCTCTAGAACAACAAGAAAATATAATGCAAAAAACATTTTCACCAGGCACACATAAAGTTGTTCTCATAAATGCAAATATTCTCAACAATAATAAAAGAGATAACTCAAACTGGCATAATAAAATGTATAATAATCCTGAGATTCACTTTCTGACATTAAATTATAAGGAAGAAAATATTCTTGCAAAAAATATTTTTAATGAGGAAGTCACAGCGCAAATTTCAGAAATATTAAATCGCCCCCTACAAAGCATTTTAATTGAAGGGGGAAGTCGACTTCTCAGCTCTTTTATCCATAATGAAAGTTTTGATGTCATTCATTTATTTATAGCTCCTTTTTTTCTTGGCGGAGAAAAACACAAATTGTTTTCAAAAGAAAAACGAGGATTTCAAGTATATCCTAATAAAGAAGTGGCTTTAGAAAAGAGATTACATATTGCTGTCCAGGAAAAATTAGGAAATGATATTTTAATTGAAATGATTCCTAAATAA
- a CDS encoding tyrosine-type recombinase/integrase: protein MDGNFVNHQSVVSEIINKDFFYPESFAFSKLSPLLIRFLNQLKKSGKSVNTISAYRNDLSLFCEFLIEKQISPDNYSYPAQENWLHFLKENGRHSQSSMRRAQMSVRTFIHFLVSEKIITNSPFLDIKSPKQPAPALLTVTHEKYLSLCRTLKQLALNKDEKAIRDWTLILILGECGLKASEASNLTWGDVWPELEDPTSESSIAGCLKVTGNNERLVPYNMEVSRALSMLKETREQMALPTTLDSKLFFGYLNVSRKTRTNFLHRHGIKFVIYEVCTEILGIPYNSESLRNHAILRWLAKGMDNEKVANLAGYSSLNSLERFLNSKERKKISPRKLKSTK, encoded by the coding sequence ATGGACGGAAATTTTGTCAACCATCAATCTGTTGTGTCTGAAATTATTAATAAAGATTTTTTTTATCCGGAATCTTTTGCTTTTTCAAAGCTTTCACCTTTATTGATTAGATTTTTGAATCAATTAAAAAAATCTGGGAAATCAGTAAATACGATAAGTGCATACCGCAATGATCTTTCTTTATTTTGCGAATTCCTTATAGAAAAACAAATCAGCCCGGATAATTATTCCTATCCTGCACAGGAAAACTGGCTGCATTTTCTTAAGGAAAATGGGAGGCACTCACAGTCAAGCATGCGTAGAGCACAAATGAGTGTGAGAACATTCATTCACTTCTTAGTCTCAGAAAAGATTATTACAAACTCTCCTTTTCTTGATATTAAGTCTCCCAAGCAACCCGCTCCCGCTCTTCTCACAGTGACTCACGAAAAATATTTAAGCCTCTGCCGGACTTTAAAACAGCTAGCTCTCAATAAAGATGAAAAAGCAATTCGGGATTGGACACTTATTCTCATTCTTGGGGAATGCGGTCTGAAAGCCTCAGAAGCTTCGAACCTAACATGGGGCGATGTTTGGCCCGAACTCGAAGATCCCACTTCCGAATCTTCCATCGCCGGCTGTTTGAAAGTAACAGGTAATAATGAGCGTTTGGTACCTTATAATATGGAAGTATCACGTGCTCTGAGTATGCTTAAAGAAACAAGAGAACAAATGGCTTTGCCTACAACTCTCGATTCAAAATTATTTTTTGGATACTTGAATGTCAGTCGTAAAACACGCACAAACTTTTTACACAGACATGGAATTAAGTTTGTCATCTATGAAGTATGTACTGAAATTTTAGGAATTCCCTATAATTCAGAAAGTTTAAGAAATCATGCTATTTTACGCTGGCTTGCCAAAGGTATGGATAATGAAAAAGTGGCTAATTTAGCGGGTTATTCTTCTTTAAATTCTCTGGAACGCTTTTTGAATAGCAAAGAAAGAAAGAAAATTTCTCCCCGTAAGTTGAAGTCTACCAAATAA
- a CDS encoding helical backbone metal receptor → MNQNLRIVSLVPSLTETLCDFGLEKNIVGCTNYCVIPKTLRKSSISIGGTKDPDLNKILSLMPTHIITNKEENTEAIRLELKKQPGFKNIKIIETFPKNAKDAIALVIELGEIFKCQNFTNKWTLEANQAYEKCLKESHLKINYLYFIWRNPWMVAGNHTYISAMLELVGFQNLMITKEDLSSRYPIINENSEIIKKPQILFFSSEPYPFKKRHAEEFLKISNKHQDHYLHVDGQKLSWYGTRTLKGLKYLLDLKKEVCHTVM, encoded by the coding sequence ATGAATCAAAATCTCAGAATTGTTTCCTTAGTACCAAGTTTAACAGAAACACTTTGTGATTTTGGTCTAGAAAAAAACATTGTAGGTTGTACAAATTATTGTGTCATTCCTAAAACGTTGCGAAAATCATCGATTTCTATTGGCGGTACAAAGGATCCTGATCTAAATAAAATTTTATCCTTAATGCCAACCCATATTATTACTAATAAAGAAGAAAATACGGAAGCCATAAGATTAGAGCTAAAAAAACAGCCTGGTTTTAAAAATATAAAGATTATTGAAACCTTTCCCAAAAATGCAAAGGACGCCATTGCACTTGTCATTGAGCTTGGTGAAATATTTAAATGCCAAAATTTTACAAACAAATGGACTTTGGAAGCCAATCAAGCTTATGAAAAATGTTTAAAAGAAAGTCATTTAAAAATTAATTATCTTTATTTCATTTGGAGAAATCCTTGGATGGTTGCTGGAAATCACACCTATATTTCGGCAATGCTGGAATTGGTAGGATTCCAAAATCTTATGATAACAAAGGAAGATTTATCAAGTCGTTACCCAATTATAAATGAAAATAGCGAAATAATAAAAAAACCCCAAATTTTATTTTTTAGTTCTGAACCTTATCCTTTTAAAAAAAGACACGCCGAAGAGTTTTTAAAAATTTCAAATAAACATCAAGATCATTATTTGCACGTTGATGGACAAAAATTGAGCTGGTATGGAACCCGAACTTTAAAAGGGCTAAAGTATCTATTGGACTTAAAAAAAGAAGTCTGTCATACAGTAATGTAA
- a CDS encoding thermonuclease family protein has protein sequence MLTNNTLSLFRHVFILQILLMCFQIQAVENPSYKVINCHDGDTCKLRSTDNLILKIRLIGIDAPEVSNRKNKDNQQYGKESTDYLNNLIKNKTVQLKNYASDAYGRNLSEIFLNKENINLKMIENGMAEVYKGKKEKEFNIDFYIEAEKKAQKNKLGIWSLKNYQSPKDYRNSHKN, from the coding sequence ATGCTCACAAACAATACGCTATCTCTATTTCGGCATGTTTTTATTTTACAAATTCTGCTCATGTGTTTTCAAATACAAGCCGTAGAAAATCCATCTTATAAAGTCATCAACTGCCATGATGGGGATACCTGCAAGTTACGCAGCACCGATAATTTGATTTTAAAAATTAGATTGATTGGCATCGATGCCCCTGAGGTCTCTAATCGTAAAAATAAAGACAACCAACAGTATGGTAAAGAAAGTACAGATTATTTAAATAATCTTATTAAAAATAAAACAGTGCAATTAAAAAATTATGCTTCCGATGCCTACGGTAGAAATCTATCAGAAATCTTTTTAAATAAAGAAAATATCAATTTAAAAATGATTGAAAATGGGATGGCAGAAGTTTATAAGGGAAAAAAGGAAAAAGAATTTAACATTGATTTTTACATAGAAGCAGAAAAAAAAGCGCAGAAAAATAAATTGGGTATATGGTCATTAAAAAACTATCAAAGTCCCAAGGATTATAGAAATTCTCACAAAAATTAA